accaaagtccatagagaaaatcagtgattttaacatcacagcacacaggagctgttgatccactgctgcctccatcactgagttcaaatgtcttattttgtcacttcggcttttgaaatatttcatttagacttagattaatgacacaaagtgaccacaggaggcagcagtagaccagcagctcctgtatccCTGTGATTTTtaactcacagggacacaggagctgctggtctactgctgcctcctgtggtcactttgtgtcactgaggtcaatctgaacagaCCTTTAAAAGCACTTCACTtggatttatattttatttatttataattatttttaaatgtacacatgTTGCAAGCAAGTGTAAGGGCCacatgtgaaaaaataaaacagcataaatAATAATTCTGACTGAATTATGGAATTCTGggatttaaatcagaattccagatttctgacttttttcccctcagaattccgactttctAACTTTAACTCAGAATTTCTACTTTCTAACTTTGATCTCATAATTCttacttttttcctcagaactctgactttaatctcagaattccggaAGTCTGACGGTTTTCCTCAGAATTCCCACTTTCCaacttcaatctcagaatttgGACTGAATTCTGAGATAAGAGTCAGACTTCTGGATTTCttactctccccccccccccctcagaaTATCTGGAAATCTGGCTGAATTAtggaattatgagattaaagtcagacttccagaattctgacctttttaCTCAGGGGGGAAAAAGGCGGGAAACTCACCGACCCACGAGGAAGTCTCGTCCCACACGGACCACATCTGCACGGCAAAGAAAGGCGCCCAGCAAACTATGTATGCCACCACGATCACGAAGGTCATCTTCACCGTGCGCAGTTTGGCGCGTGAGATGGTGCTGACGCTGCTGACCGACTCCCGGCCCAGGATCCGGGTCTTCGTGGCCTCCACCACCGCGCCCACGCTCTTCCTGCGCGTCTTGTACTTGAGGTTCGTCCAGATCGCGCGGCAGATGAAGCCGTAGCAGAGCACGAGCACGAGCACGGGCACGAGGAAGATCCCCGCCGTGATCCAGGTGATGTAGGCGCGCGTGCCCCACGGTTCTATGAAGCGGCCCCAGCAGTCGTAGACCGCGGAGCCGGGGTGGACCTCGGTCAGGGAGAAGATGAAGTACTGCGGACTGCTCAGAACCAGACTCACCAGCCACGTGCTGCCGATCATGAAGTACGCGCGCTGCGTGGGCTTCTGCAGCGTCTGCAGCGGGTGACAGATGGCGATGTAGCGGTCCAcggtcatcatcaccatcatgtACGTGGACGCGAACATGCCCAGAACCTGCAGGTGCTTCACGATGCGGCACAGGAAGTCCGGGCCGTAGAAGCGGAAAGTGACTTCCCAGCAGAGCTGCGGCAGCACCTGGAAGAACGCGACCACCAGGTCCGCGAGACTCAGGTGCTTCATGAACAGGTGCATGCGCGAGGGTTTGCGCCGCGTGCGCAACATGGCCACGAGGACGCTGAGGTTCCCCACCACCGCGGCCACGAACGATAGGCTCAGCACCGTGATCTCGATCTTTGCCACCTCCTCGTTGCGTCCAAACGGGTCCGAACTGGAGTTCCTCTTCCCGCTCAGGTTTGCGGCAACAGCGGCGTCGCTGTCCGGCGGCTGCGTCAGGTTGAAGCCGCGTCCGCTGCAGTCTCCAGCCGTGATGTTGGAGGAATTCACCGCGGGGAAGAGCATCGTGGCGGTGGAGGCGCGCGGAGCCCGTGCGTAAAACCGTTACCAGGCACCGCAGAGAGTGTCCGTTACAGCGCTACTCCCGCAACATTCCCGGGAAAATCAGCGGTGggatgaaagaagaagaagaagaaaagaagccaccgagaaaaaaacaaacaaaaaaacaagtgatgaagaaaaataaaaacaggagagAGACTTCCAGCTGTGACGCACAGAGTCCACGTCTGagtgtgagctgctgctgctgctgctgcgccaAGCTTTTataacacacgcacatacacacacacactcccctccCACACGTCAATCAACCAAAAATGTTAAACTCTCAATAATCTgataatttaaatataattgaATTTAAATTCACGGCTGTAAAACCTTTAAGGATCATTGCAGTTactgtttttttaactgatgtatttaatagtttttcttgttttatcatttttactGACTCATTGTCAATGATCTTATTTGCCTTTTTCTCACATAAACctgctcctctgtctctttACACGCTCTCGTTTCATTAGGTTTCATTTTGACTGAACTCAGTCGTTTAACAGACAAACGGGAGTTTGCGGTGGTTTTAAGTCGTggagtcagttttttttttcctacagtTTTTGAGGAAAACTTTGTTAGCTGTGAGACTTCCTGCATCTCCACGAGGAGGAGGTTTGTTTCCTCGCTTAGtgctgagaaaacaaaacctctgtgtcagtcaaaggtcaaaggttatcGCCACGTAAACACACTGATGCTGCACAGACTCACTCActtcacctccacacacacacacacagaacacaaggTTAAGTTAATATCCAGCAGAGGGAACAAGTTAATTCCACATACTCAaggttatttatatttaataaatgagTCGCATGATCACAGAGGAGAGGGATGCAAAGATTGAATTGATggcaaaaaacatttttctcagtCATCTCACTTTCTCTGCTGAGTCATGACGAGATAAAATACGACATTATTGCtcataaagtgataaaaaaccTCCACTTACAATAAGTTAATCCTGGTGAATGAAGACTTAAAACTCCTGTCTaactcaccaacatacagtccttgtCCTTTTTCACTAAATTACACAGCTCTAGATTGAACATTTGCTTTGTCGGTGTTGTCATTTGTAGACGGCCCCTAATTTCTGCTCGTTTAGATGAAAACAAGGTTGTAGCTTGTAATGGATAACATAAACAGCAATAGTTGACTGAGGCTCCCTGGCGATATTCAGCTGCTTCATTAGTCCGTCTGTCGTCTGATTGGCCGACCAGGCTGTGATAGTTGAGGTTATGTCGCCCCCTGTTGACCTGGCATGTTTTTGACAGCATTTAACAGTGGGggcttttgtgattttacaaaaatgtcagtttctttaaaatgtgaacaATCCTTATGTGaacaaatcacacattttaGTTAATTGTTTTACTGATTTTGCCTCAGTTTTTTGGTCTCCACCTCTTGCTTTTAGTTAGAAAACGCTGCTTGAATTTGTCTAAATTTGTCTCGTTTATCAATTTCAAGGTAAATAATAGATTGCATTTTGTGTGggaaaatgtgtggttttttttttaaagtcagtcagacaaagaattttaaaatgtaattacgtattttctctcttttagctGCATTTTTTGTCTCCACCATATTTTACCTTtaagctgcttttattttgaatacaaTGAAAAATATGCtagaatttgtgaaatgttgttttcatgtccattttaaggtaaataattggttgtgttttgtgtggagaaatacacatttacacacacatgatgAGTTTAAATCCAATAGTTACACTATTTTAGCTcagtttttggtctccacctcCTATTGAGGGACATATTTGAGTCtttaactgctttttttttttaagtttttttgaaaaaaaattcaaaacgGAAAAAAGAACAAGGTAATTTTTTCTCCATTAACCctgtttttggtctccacctcCTTCTGACGGACATTTTTGGTTAAGTTTAGCTTTTATTTGGATAACAATGGCAGAAAATGATGCTagatttgtctcattttaattAGTTCCCTGTGAATTAGTTTCTTGTCAATTTTGAGGTAAATAATCGACTGCTTGTTACGTATTTTATGTGAAAACTGTACGTTCTCTGACATGAAATTTAGCCAATTGTTTGGTTTCCGCCTATTTTTGACAGACAAATTTGACAAAGATAAATATTTAATCGCGTGTTTTGTGTGGaacaaaatgtgaatttttagAAAGCAGCCAAGCTTGTGTCTCATGACCCAAAATTAGCAAGTAAAAGCTCCATGTTTTCAGACAGCTGCGTCCAGatgctgtaaaaacaacaggaagttaGTGATTGTACTTTCCAGACTTATCACCACGATCTACAGATGCAGCGGACGCTCGGCTCGCGGGAGCGTTTGAGGAGCAGACTTCATTACAAACCTCTCGGCGCTCttcaatgtaaataaacaaaccaaaaaaacaactacaaaggAAAAGTTTACCTTGAGTTTTTAAAGCtcttgtgtgtaaaatgtagggaggtttactggcagaaaataaatacactaccactaagtttgacatttttataagagtataatcgctttaaaatCAGTATAATGTAGCCTTAGAATTCGtctttaaaaagtattttaaaaaaaggtcttgCCATCTTGGCGgccatcttgtgccgccatgtGAACATTCAAACCTGATGTAGACttcatttttcactttgttatttttcatgtgGAAGCTTCATATGCAAGAAAAAAAGCTCCGCCCACATGAAAATAATGCGTCGaatgctaaataaataaataaattagtaaAACATCGTTAGTCGAGCGACAgcgtgacaaaaacatgttgataACTTTATTTCTTTGCCACTTTTATTGAACGTTAACTTGTTTTTGCTGCAAATCTTACGATTTTTTTTACGTGGTTTGCTAACGCTAATGCATTTCTTttgcaatctgcagtttcacagatttaaaataaaaacacttttactatgaaatacacaaatacaatatgaataattattgttattataattgtaataaataaataaataaaatgtgatgtccCGAAAGGAACATGACAACAATTTAATATTCAAtctgaataattttttttttttttacgcattTTTTTTGTCGTCTTATCTTTAAAACAACCTGGTTATATTTTTGTTAATGCTCTTATATCACTATTAGATATTACAGAGATTAGTTTTTGTTAATCTGATGGTAAAACGTTAAGtcatttgttctttctttttgtttctgctCATGTGTGCGTTATGCATTTCAAGGGGTTAAAAATACTTCCTTCCACTTATTTAAAGGTCACTTTGGCTCCTCAAGGCAGTCAtgaaaaataatagaataaaatgattataattcaaatgaaaactgtaGAATTTAATTAAATGCAGGAAATTATGtctgtttagtttgttttaaagaaatgaCCCGGACACACGTCGTCACGTCATGTTTGTTCAGTTTTACAGGGATTTACTGCAAAATGAGTTCCACACAGTTTCCTTTTATTTAGTTAAATCTGTCAGACTAAAACAGTGGAGTCacatactttatttttaatgtactCAAAGACAGTACAGTGTGACAGTCATGGATTTATGAACTGATTTTAAaaagcatatacagtatttcccaGTACGATTCTATTTGTCACAGCTTCATGAGACCTCGTGTCCTCCttgtcctctgcctcctcttcttcctccgtGTCTCCTGTGGCAGAACTTTATCTTATAACACTGGAGTTAAAACACACCATCGCTCCTCGCTGCCTTACAAGGCAACAGCTCAGAATCTTAATGTTCAATCTATATGCAAAACAGCGCGAGCGTCCCAGAGGCGGacgcttgtgttttttttcatgtctcgTGCTTGTgcacagtcagagtcagagtcattACATAATGTCGTGGTTAAACAATGTTGGCTCGTAGTCGGCACTGTCGGCGAGTTCCAGATTTATTACGCCCGTGATTATGAGACCTGTCACACTCGTGAGGGATTGATACATAATCCAGGCTGGTGCTCGCAGCCGCAGTGATAAGAACTCAGTCACACGTTGGTCCGACACATGGGAGATTAAGCTGTTTAATCGcgcacacatttgtgctgtttCACCTTTTTAAAGTCAAAAAATTCATCTTTTTCCAAATAATATCAGCTAAAGACTGAATATGTCGGTCAAAAGGAGGTGGAAACCAAAAAATTGGCTACATTTCATGTCAAAGAATGcacatttttccacacaaaatACATGACAAGCAATCGATTATTTACCTCAAAATTCACaagaaaataattcaaatgagACAAAGTCTAGCATAATTTCCTGCCATTAttttacaaagaaaagcagTTAACGAGTCTAAATgaggtggagaccaaaaacagagctaaaagtgtgtaaatattgcatttaaaatcaccataaacacttgtgtgtaaatgtgttttctacACATTTTCCTTAAAATGGATGTGAAACAAGATTTGACaaattcattgttttcaaaataaaagcagtttaAGAGTAAAAtatggtggagaccaaaaatgTAGCTAAAAGAAAATACTTAATCCTAtcacagacattaaaaaaagcaTGTTTTCCCACACAACATACACAAAATGCAATTGATTATTTACCCTGAAATTGACAAATGAGACAAACTCAAGCGTGGTGGAGAGACCCATAACTGagctaaaagagagaaaa
This Solea solea chromosome 3, fSolSol10.1, whole genome shotgun sequence DNA region includes the following protein-coding sequences:
- the LOC131457346 gene encoding arg8-vasotocin receptor-like — translated: MLFPAVNSSNITAGDCSGRGFNLTQPPDSDAAVAANLSGKRNSSSDPFGRNEEVAKIEITVLSLSFVAAVVGNLSVLVAMLRTRRKPSRMHLFMKHLSLADLVVAFFQVLPQLCWEVTFRFYGPDFLCRIVKHLQVLGMFASTYMMVMMTVDRYIAICHPLQTLQKPTQRAYFMIGSTWLVSLVLSSPQYFIFSLTEVHPGSAVYDCWGRFIEPWGTRAYITWITAGIFLVPVLVLVLCYGFICRAIWTNLKYKTRRKSVGAVVEATKTRILGRESVSSVSTISRAKLRTVKMTFVIVVAYIVCWAPFFAVQMWSVWDETSSWVDSENTIVTLSALLASLNSCCNPWIYMIFSGHLLSDFARTLPCCRRLRTGFRHQDSDSSIRRTTLLTRQQGSRLSEPFKDLNPVPRNCPQVPAMS